In Colletotrichum lupini chromosome 6, complete sequence, a single window of DNA contains:
- a CDS encoding peptidase family M13 — protein sequence MAPFTAAADGSSLCTTPICLEIASNILMSLAPNHTDIDPCTDFDKYACSGWKATHAPGAGQGKASSLGIVGSDVSIVLKNIVEGTYPSGPDAGFITASLSQEQIGVDRDNFQLIVETYNACLNDTAVKAAGLGPLINLVNRVAEAFPVANTTEDKERKTSKNDAKNMGKTLLFFGQLGISTFESVTVDFDDQNTNKTLISVVPGGTPLLTGSVARNNDTVAEYERIMAALLQAVHPAKLDVMNAQRLALAVTKFEKDAVALQATDDSKASPTPPKSPARKFKLEEVTSVAPELGHDFVINNLIPADYTPDQLVFSPAYFGNLSQLLANTSVETVQGFFIWKTVSTFSNFVETDVTERLNDLKSKLRATDPELVGKPPRWQQCVGHVDEGVPWSGLPAGLGWILSRFYLDKAYSNEARDLAINMMGTIQQAFISRLGEKDWLTSEVKKEAEVKVNAISKKIGYPDVSPDTTNPRKLADYYNGLKVTDSYFDNALAFATFSSKSLWALLGKPADKNIWLQTPSTTNAYYSTTFNDIVINAGIQQKPLYNVAYPSYVNYGALGTVLGHELTHGFDNSGHNYAANGSLTNWWDEQSLKAFSNRTKCFANQYQQFTVIAPNGTNVPVRGNFTLGENIADAGGVATSYAAWKKLQSDKKSQDFDLPGLQSFSHDQIFFLKWAQNWCDVSSSKVYDVYLLGADVHSPGFARIKGPLDNSKDFRSVFNCPQRQPTCAKYGHPSPKGIVPPRTKASAPQRGLNLLDIITEPDTRHKIELVPEHASDLVRIGTGCDGGKPFLPQFLGHIRTDATLSLPVDHPVDQCLHCDYTSGKRFSRSMTALWRLEISILSNALISSARILPRRIPWHHYHGGGPRGDGNLDRMTTWGTPLYQAAAGGRYEMVKWLLDQNVDVDGPGRSLCSCMPIGKRARGRSFHPICRPARTSLHVALCQRHSSVARLLLSAGASLTTQLQGRYAMRKSPFWDSEAGAETCPSLPPARKAKFWLADAMQSSRPHNALHDAARAGNLEVMTDLVKNRGLSVDSPDNRDATPIQYACEYRPSERNVHTERDVVSHLLSLGADVEIFFQHGNSFMTRALEFAIAQGHIEAAKQLMTVGDSLWTASADNGPKESRLKLLLPAIIDTTGPECNSVLDSFAQVVADFIRETQRTHRPEYAPLVGELQSTFLFVCEVSCGVDRDCMDILRPFMDVLDFGDKVTLEQDCPFLKFIRWSFAERNGLWRATFPLTMPPDKEQDRLSGSSLGMLALCVTIGVMDWDYQGRALTTLNWLMTQGANPIGMRDTDPDPSLTPFVYLMKKITVGHPRESEPLTFVLGSIGPFVRLLVQKGAWIPCGEDDIGGVVRVYKAWEMCVRDLHERPETAPEWAFAIRDAFDDWSDRPKVEEVLRQHGLIDEDTCVDYEQSEVWDEETEEETEEEAL from the exons ATGGCCCCCTTCACTGCGGCCGCGGATGGCAGCAGCCTTTGCACCACACCGATCTGTCTCGAGATCGCCTCAAACATTCTCATGAGTCTCGCGCCGAACCATACTGACATCGATCCGTGCACAGACTTTGACAAAT ATGCGTGCTCTGGATGGAAAGCAACCCATGCGCCTGGGGCTGGCCAAGGAAAGGCCTCATCGCTGGGTATTGTCGGGAGTGATGTCTCGATAGTGCTGAAGAACATCGTGGAAGGCACCTACCCCAGTGGACCAGACGCTGGATTTATCACGGCATCACTGTCTCAAGAGCAAATAGGCGTGGATCGGGACAACTTTCAGCTGATCGTGGAGACATACAATGCTTGCCTCAATGACACCGCCGTCAAGGCTGCAGGCTTGGGTCCTCTCATCAATCTCGTCAACCGTGTCGCGGAGGCTTTTCCTGTGGCCAATACTACAGAGGACAAGGAACGCAAGACCTCGAAGAATGATGCCAAAAATATGGGCAAGACACTACTGTTCTTTGGTCAACTCGGCATCTCTACTTTCGAGTCCGTCACTGTTGACTTTGATGACCAGAATACG AACAAGACACTCATATCCGTCGTCCCCGGAGGCACGCCGTTGCTCACAGGTTCTGTAGCCAGAAATAATGATACCGTTGCGGAGTATGAGCGCATTATGGCAGCACTTCTTCAGGCAGTACACCCGGCGAAACTCGATGTTATGAATGCTCAGAGACTCGCTCTAGCCGTCACTAAGTTTGAGAAAGACGCGGTCGCTTTGCAGGCCACTGATGACAGCAAAGCAAGCCCAACT CCACCAAAGTCACCAGCAAGGAAGTTCAAGTTGGAAGAGGTCACAAGCGTGGCCCCAGAACTTGGTCATGATTTTGTCATCAACAACTTGATTCCCGCGGACTATACGCCGGATCAACTTGTGTTTTCCCCAGCCTACTTTGGCAACCTATCTCAGCTTCTCGCCAACACCTCTGTCGAAACGGTCCAAGGATTTTTCATCTGGAAAACAGTATCCACCTTCTCCAACTTCGTTGAGACAGATGTCACGGAAAGATTGAACGACTTGAAATCAAAGCTTCGCGCTACAGATCCGGAGTTAGTTGGCAAGCCACCGAGATGGCAGCAATGCGTCGGTCATGTGGATGAGGGTGTCCCATGGAGTGGCTTACCTGCCGGGCTCGGCTGGATTCTGAGCCGATTCTACCTCGATAAGGCATACTCGAACGAAGCTCGTGATCTGGCTATCAACATGATGGGCACGATCCAGCAGGCCTTTATCTCGCGCCTCGGCGAAAAGGACTGGTTAACATCCGAAGTCAAGAAAGAGGCCGAAGTGAAGGTCAATGCCATTTCGAAAAAGATTGGTTATCCAGACGTGTCTCCGGACACCACAAACCCACGCAAGCTTGCAGATTATTACAATGGGCTCAAGGTTACCGACTCCTACTTCGACAATGCCCTTGCGTTTGCCACTTTCTCTAGCAAGTCGCTGTGGGCTCTGCTTGGCAAGCCTGCTGATAAGAACATTTGGCTGCAAACCCCATCAACAACAAATGCTTACTACTCTACAACCTTCAACGATATTGTCATCAATGCTGGTATCCAGCAAAAACCCCTCTATAATGTTGCTTATCCCTCATATGTTAACTATGGCGCACTTGGCACCGTTCTTGGTCATGAGCTCACCCATGGCTTCGACAACAGCGGGCACAATTACGCTGCCAACGGGTCTCTCACAAACTGGTGGGATGAGCAGAGCCTCAAGGCGTTCAGTAATCGTACCAAATGCTTCGCCAACCAGTATCAGCAATTCACGGTCATTGCGCCTAATGGTACGAATGTTCCCGTTCGAGGTAACTTCACGCTCGGTGAAAACATAGCAGATGCCGGAGGTGTGGCGACAAGCTATGCGGCGTGGAAGAAACTACAGTCAGACAAGAAGTCTCAAGATTTCGACTTGCCTGGCCTGCAGAGTTTCTCGCATGACCAGATTTTCTTCTTGAAATGGGCACAAAACTGGTGCGACGTGTCGTCTTCGAAGGTGTACGATGTCTACCTGCTTGGGGCCGACGTGCACTCTCCAGGATTCGCTCGTATCAAAGGGCCCTTGGACAACTCGAAGGACTTCCGCAGCGTTTTCAACTGCCCCCAAAGACAGCCTACAT GTGCCAAATACGGACATCCGTCACCGAAAGGAATCGTGCCACCGAGA ACGAAGGCTTCGGCGCCTCAACGTGGGCTAAATTTGTTGGATATCATCACCGAACCGGATACCAGGCACAAGATAGAGCTCGTCCCGGAACACGCCTCCGATCTCGTCCGGATCGGCACCGGCTGTGACGGAGGGAAGCCCTTCTTACCCCAGTTCTTGGGGCATATCCGAACAGATGCTACTCTATCATTGCCCGTGGATCACCCTGTCGATC AATGCCTGCATTGTGACTATACGAGTGGAAAGCGGTTCTCGCGGTCCATGACCGCACTGTGGCG ACTGGAAATCTCGATACTCTCAAACGCGCTCATCTCTTCGGCGCGGATATTGCCAAGGCGTATCCCGTGGCACCACTACCATGGGGGGGGTCCCAGGGGCGACGGAAATCTGGACAGGATGACGACCTGGGGCACCCCGCTGTACCAGGCTGCCGCAGGAGGCCGCTATGAGATGGTCAAGTGGCTTCTAGATCAGAATGTCGATGTCGATGGCCCCGGGAGAAGCCTATGCAGTTGTATGCCAATCGGGAAGAGGGCAAGGGGCCGTTCCTTCCACCCCATCTGTCGCCCTGCCCGCACATCCTTACATGTGGCCCTGTGCCAGCGACACAGCTCCGTCGCTCGCCTCCTGCTTTCCGCCGGAGCATCTCTGACAACTCAGTTGCAGGGTAGGTACGCCATGAGAAAGTCCCCTTTCTGGGATTCGGAAGCGGGCGCGGAAACATGCCCATCCCTTCCACCCGCCAGAAAGGCGAAGTTCTGGTTAGCAGATGCCATGCAAAGTTCGAGGCCACATAACGCCCTGCACGATGCGGCTCGTGCTGGGAACTTGGAGGTGATGACCGATCTCGTCAAGAACCGGGGCCTCTCGGTAGACAGTCCTGACAACAGAGACGCCACGCCGATTCAATACGCCTGCGAGTATCGTCCCTCAGAGCGCAATGTACACACGGAGAGAGACGTTGTGTCACATTTGCTCAGCCTCGGGGCCGATGTGGAGATATTTTTCCAACATGGAAACTCATTCATGACGCGGGCACTCGAATTTGCCATCGCTCAGGGTCATATCGAGGCCGCCAAGCAGCTTATGACGGTGGGAGACAGCCTTTGGACCGCTTCTGCAGACAACGGCCCCAAAGAATCACGGCTAAAGCTGTTGTTGCCAGCGATAATTGATACAACCGGGCCCGAATGTAATTCGGTTCTCGACTCGTTCGCTCAAGTCGTCGCGGACTTCATCCGGGAGACCCAACGGACGCATCGGCCGGAATATGCCCCGCTTGTAGGAGAACTTCAGTCGACCTTTCTCTTCGTCTGCGAGGTCTCTTGTGGCGTCGATCGCGACTGTATGGATATCCTTCGCCCTTTCATGGACGTATTGGATTTCGGAGACAAAGTGACTTTGGAGCAGGATTGCCCCTTCTTGAAGTTCATCAGATGGAGCTTTGCGGAGCGGAACGGCTTATGGCGCGCAACTTTTCCCTTGACTATGCCTCCCGACAAAGAGCAGGACCGTTTATCGGGCTCTTCTCTCGGCATGCTCGCTCTCTGTGTTACGATTGGTGTGATGGACTGGGACTATCAGGGGCGGGCCCTGACGACCTTAAACTGGCTGATGACCCAGGGCGCGAACCCGATCGGCATGCGAGACACCGATCCGGACCCGTCTCTCACCCCCTTTGTCTACCTGATGAAGAAGATCACGGTGGGCCATCCGCGAGAATCGGAGCCGCTGACCTTTGTGTTGGGCTCAATCGGCCCTTTTGTCCGTCTTCTGGTGCAAAAGGGAGCGTGGATCCCGTGCGGAGAGGATGATATCGGAGGAGTTGTTCGAGTATACAAGGCGTGGGAGATGTGTGTCCGCGACTTACATGAGAGGCCGGAAACCGCGCCAGAGTGGGCTTTCGCGATTCGCGATGCGTTTGATGACTGGTCTGACAGGCCCAAGGTTGAGGAGGTGCTGAGGCAGCACGGTCTTATTGACGAAGATACTTGTGTCGATTATGAGCAGAGTGAAGTGTGGGATGAAGAAACCGAAGAGGAGACCGAAGAGGAGGCCCTTTAA
- a CDS encoding DnaJ domain-containing protein, protein MANTGAPPNYYKILEISEAATTQQVRDAYKKAALKTHPDRVPADSPERATRTRKFQLVNDAYYTLSDTQRRREYDAQRKIFGASAGTTYGDFSDDDDSDPEEVPPQAGPNPQNAYSWAWNFFTGGKQGQQNEGQRAQADNAQFGDVFEEMLREEGMAEEGTNRPTSSFWSMVGGLSGGALGFIVGNMPGALAGAVAGNRLGSVRDAKGKSVYAVFQVRPPSGRSREAAYPVGCQGVQPYCRSLGDFGISDRFRMISHGQLGVLGSVKIGMNR, encoded by the exons ATGGCGAACACTGGTGCCCCTCCAAACTACT ACAAGATCCTTGAGATCTCGGAGGCGGCTACGACCCAGCAAGTTCGCGATGCATACAAGAA AGCCGCCTTGAAGACACACCCAGACAGGGTCCCCGCCGACTCACCCGAGCGAGCAACGCGCACCCGCAAGTTCCAGCTCGTCAACGACGCATACTACACCTTGTCCGACACGCAAAGACGCCGAGAATACGACGCCCAGCGAAAGATCTTTGGCGCATCCGCCGGTACAACATACGGCGACTTttccgacgacgacgactccGACCCAGAGGAAGTACCCCCGCAGGCCGGCCCCAACCCGCAAAATGCCTACTCGTGGGCATGGAACTTCTTCACAGGCGGGAAGCAGGGTCAACAGAACGAGGGCCAGCGCGCGCAGGCCGACAACGCACAGTTCGGCGATGTATTCGAGGAGATGTTGCGCGAGGAGGGCATGGCCGAGGAGGGTACCAACCGCCCGACGAGCTCGTTCTGGAGCATGGTAGGCGGTCTTAGTGGTGGCGCGCTGGGCTTCATCGTCGGAAACATGCCTGGCGCGCTGGCGGGTGCTGTCGCTGGAAACAGGCTTGGCTCTGTTCGAGATGCGAAGGGCAAGAGTGTCTATGCCGTTTTCCAGGTCA GACCTCCCTCAGGCAGATCGCGCGAGGCTGCTTACCCAGTTGGCTGCCAAGGTGTTCAGCCATACTGTAGGAGCTTAGGGGATTTTGGGATTTCAGATAGGTTCAGGATGATATCACATGGGCAGCTCGGAGTTTTGGGTTCGGTCAAGATCGGTATGAATAGGTAG